The following DNA comes from Cellulomonas soli.
AGCAAGCGCTTGTTCCGATCGCGGGGGGCGCGAGGCGCGGCGGTGCTCGCGGTCGCCGGCCTCGCACTGACCGGTCTGACGGCCTGCAGCAGCGATGACAGCACCACCCCGGGTGGCGACGACGTGGCCACCGTCGGCCCAGGGGGCGTCGACGACGGCACCGAGCTGAGCATGTGGACCCGCGCCCCGCTCGAGCGTCAGGCCAAGGCCCTCGTCGAGGCGTACAACGCCTCGCACAAGAACCAGGTGAAGCTCGAGATCATCCCCAACGACGACATGGAGGGGAAGGTCGGCGGCGCCGCCACCAACGAGGACCTGCCCGACCTGCTCGCCGGAGACGTCGTCCGGCTGCCCTACTGGGTCGAGAACGGCCTGTTCACGGACCTGACCGCCCAGATCGACGGGCTCGACTACGCCGACGACATCACGCAGGGCCACGTCGACGCCGGCACCGACTCCGAGGGCGCGAAGCACACCGTCCCGTTCGTCACCGACATCTCGGTGATGGTGTGGAACAAGGACCTGTACCGCGAGGCCGGTCTCGACCCGGAGAAGGGCCCCACGACCCTCGAGGAGTTCCGCGAGCAGGCCCAGGCCGTCGCCGACCTGAAGAAGCCCGGCGTCTCCGGCACCTACTACGGCGGCAACTGCGGCGGCTGCCTGGTGTTCACCTGGTTCCCGTCGATCTGGGCCTCCGGTGACGAGGTCCTCAACGACGACGGCACCGAGGCGCTGCTCGCCAGCGACTCCGCCAAGGCCGTCTACGACACGTACGCCCAGCTCAACGCGTCCGGCGCCGTCGGCACCGGCTCCGAGGAGGAGAACGGCAGCACGTGGACCGCACCGTTCTCCAACGGCACAGTCGGCGTGATGCAGTACCCCAACACCGCCGTGTACGCCGCGCAGGAGGCCGGGATCGACGTCGGCGTCGGCGCGATCCCCGGTGTCGACGGGGGCGGCTCGACGTTCCTCGGCGGTGACGCCATGGGCGTCTCCAAGGACTCCGAGCACGTCGCGCAGGCGTGGAACTTCCTGTCCTGGATGCTCTCGGACGAGACGCAGCTCGAGGTCGTCGCCAAGGACGGCGAGGTCCC
Coding sequences within:
- a CDS encoding ABC transporter substrate-binding protein — protein: MSKRLFRSRGARGAAVLAVAGLALTGLTACSSDDSTTPGGDDVATVGPGGVDDGTELSMWTRAPLERQAKALVEAYNASHKNQVKLEIIPNDDMEGKVGGAATNEDLPDLLAGDVVRLPYWVENGLFTDLTAQIDGLDYADDITQGHVDAGTDSEGAKHTVPFVTDISVMVWNKDLYREAGLDPEKGPTTLEEFREQAQAVADLKKPGVSGTYYGGNCGGCLVFTWFPSIWASGDEVLNDDGTEALLASDSAKAVYDTYAQLNASGAVGTGSEEENGSTWTAPFSNGTVGVMQYPNTAVYAAQEAGIDVGVGAIPGVDGGGSTFLGGDAMGVSKDSEHVAQAWNFLSWMLSDETQLEVVAKDGEVPGRNSLLDNKYAQENPIALAMNKIAASGRTPVAPYFSEAFNASGSPWVNLIRNATFDQTGTVDEDNDAITAILAQ